A genome region from Skermanella rosea includes the following:
- a CDS encoding ISNCY family transposase: MIVDRYPPIDLFALAPDLDFGFDPVLRELDRLLEDETVLRGVKADLARRSRRSLTAGRPSTPVEVIVRLLVVKRLYGWSYEEVVRFVDGSLVLRQFCRVYREAVPTDTTLLRWAAVIAPATLAALNDRVVALARDLKVTRGSRLRLDSTVVETTIHHPSDSALLDDGVRVLGRLVRRAKAVLGSAADLGKRAFQAHARSARRLVQRLHRLGRRTGDAAAQAMRAAYARLIEVARKSRRQAARVAAALRTRTEPAARKLAQRLEAMVPRLDRVLDQTERRVLHGEAVPAGDKILSLFEPHTQVIVRHKAGKPVEFGRKVWLEEVEGGIVSGWRVLDGPGQDAPFLMPSLEAHRRRFGRPPRLVAADRGVFSRDNEVQAKQAGVRRVVIPATGQVPPERRAEERLRWFRKGFRFRAGIEGRISVLQRAYGLDRCPDHGEAGLGRWVGWGILAANLERIARTLAGRVAAQAATMPLK; the protein is encoded by the coding sequence ATGATCGTGGACCGCTATCCGCCCATCGACCTGTTCGCCCTGGCGCCGGACCTTGACTTCGGGTTCGACCCGGTGCTGCGCGAACTGGACCGCCTGCTCGAGGACGAAACCGTCCTGCGGGGCGTCAAGGCCGACTTGGCGCGGCGCTCGCGCCGCAGCCTGACCGCGGGGCGGCCGAGCACGCCGGTCGAGGTCATCGTCCGCCTGCTCGTGGTCAAGCGGCTGTACGGCTGGAGCTACGAGGAGGTCGTGCGGTTTGTCGACGGCAGCCTGGTGCTGCGCCAATTCTGCCGGGTCTACCGGGAGGCGGTGCCGACCGACACGACGCTGCTGCGCTGGGCTGCGGTGATCGCGCCGGCGACGCTCGCCGCGCTCAACGACCGGGTCGTGGCGCTGGCCCGCGACCTCAAGGTGACGCGCGGCTCCCGGCTGCGGCTCGACAGCACGGTGGTCGAGACCACGATCCACCACCCCAGCGACAGCGCCCTGCTGGACGACGGCGTGCGCGTGCTGGGCCGGCTGGTGCGTCGCGCCAAGGCGGTGCTGGGCTCGGCCGCCGACCTCGGCAAGCGGGCCTTCCAGGCGCATGCCCGAAGCGCGCGCCGCCTCGTCCAGCGGCTGCACCGCCTGGGCCGGCGCACGGGCGACGCGGCGGCCCAGGCGATGCGGGCGGCCTATGCCCGGCTGATCGAGGTGGCCCGGAAGAGCCGCCGCCAGGCCGCCCGGGTCGCCGCCGCCCTGCGCACCCGGACCGAGCCCGCGGCCCGCAAGCTGGCCCAGCGCCTCGAGGCGATGGTGCCGCGCCTGGACCGGGTGCTGGACCAAACCGAACGCCGCGTCCTGCACGGCGAGGCGGTGCCGGCGGGCGACAAGATCCTCAGCCTGTTCGAGCCCCATACCCAGGTCATCGTCCGCCACAAGGCCGGCAAGCCCGTGGAATTCGGGCGCAAGGTGTGGCTCGAGGAGGTCGAGGGCGGCATCGTCAGCGGCTGGCGCGTGCTCGACGGGCCGGGCCAGGACGCTCCGTTCCTGATGCCGAGCCTGGAGGCGCACCGGCGGCGCTTCGGCCGGCCGCCCCGGCTGGTGGCCGCCGACCGCGGGGTCTTCTCGCGGGACAACGAGGTCCAGGCCAAGCAGGCGGGCGTCCGGCGCGTGGTGATTCCGGCGACCGGCCAAGTGCCGCCGGAGCGCCGCGCCGAGGAGCGCCTGCGCTGGTTCCGCAAGGGCTTCCGCTTCCGCGCCGGGATCGAGGGGCGGATCAGCGTGCTCCAGCGCGCCTACGGCCTCGACCGCTGCCCCGACCACGGCGAGGCCGGCCTCGGGCGCTGGGTCGGCTGGGGCATCCTCGCCGCCAACCTGGAGCGCATCGCCCGCACCCTGGCCGGGCGCGTCGCCGCCCAGGCCGCTACAATGCCCCTAAAATGA
- a CDS encoding haloacid dehalogenase type II, whose translation MTSRPAVVAFDIIGTVFSLEPLRGPLAGLGLPPGALELWFAEGLRDAFALAATGSFQPFRSVLDAALEQVLAEHGRSATAAQRSDVLDGMKRLSPHADAGEAFRTLGDAGIRIVALSNGAAASTRSLLEAAGLIRHVELVLSVEDVGLSKPRREVYEHAARQAGVEPGALALIACHPWDIHGARTAGLSAGYVARGRPFPAVMQAPDVSGESLSEVARAFAAM comes from the coding sequence ATGACTTCCCGTCCGGCCGTCGTCGCCTTCGACATCATCGGCACCGTCTTCTCGCTCGAACCGCTGCGAGGTCCCCTTGCCGGCCTGGGACTGCCGCCCGGTGCGCTGGAACTGTGGTTCGCCGAGGGCCTGCGCGACGCCTTCGCCCTGGCCGCGACGGGAAGCTTCCAGCCGTTCCGGAGCGTCCTGGACGCGGCCCTGGAGCAGGTGCTGGCGGAACACGGCCGGAGCGCCACGGCGGCGCAGCGGTCGGACGTGCTGGACGGCATGAAGCGGCTTTCGCCCCATGCGGACGCGGGGGAAGCTTTCCGGACCCTGGGCGATGCCGGTATCCGCATCGTGGCGCTGAGCAACGGCGCGGCGGCGTCCACTCGGTCGTTGCTGGAAGCGGCCGGCCTGATCCGGCATGTGGAACTGGTCCTGTCGGTGGAGGATGTCGGCCTGTCCAAGCCAAGGCGGGAGGTTTACGAGCACGCGGCGCGACAGGCCGGGGTGGAGCCCGGCGCGCTGGCGCTGATCGCGTGCCATCCCTGGGACATCCACGGCGCCAGGACCGCCGGGCTGTCCGCCGGCTATGTCGCCCGGGGCCGCCCCTTCCCCGCCGTCATGCAGGCGCCCGACGTGTCGGGGGAAAGCCTGTCCGAGGTGGCGCGGGCCTTCGCGGCGATGTGA
- a CDS encoding sugar ABC transporter ATP-binding protein: METDPAAAAPPLLELTGISKSFGGVAALREVDFTLRAGEIHGLVGENGAGKSTLMKIIAGVHADYGGTFRIDGRERRFRSARDALKAGIGMVHQELSIVPDLSVAENVFLGSQPVRRFGVVDWRRMNLLAAEHLRSLGIDVDPRTPIGALPIGLQQLIEISRVLFSGARIIILDEPTSALSPPEIERLFGLLRGLRASGKSMIFISHFLDDILDVSDTVTIFRNGRKIVTAPAAGASKGWVIENMIGAGHEDLEESYTSELMLDSKPDAEVVLTASGLGHGRAFRDVTLDVRAGEVLGIYGFMGSGQLELARALFGKLRPDTGTLTIGGRRVVLNGTAAAKRAGVAFVPESRRSMLFAHEPVYRNMSISILERLHPVFLRPAAEREIAGRHVASLGIRPPRVDQPLGTLSGGNQQKVGLAKWLTYLPKVLVLSEPTRGMDVGAKEDVVRIVRSLREQGVGIVVVSSEPETVLSLADRILVMKKGEVAREFAGETVSKDRLLDAA; encoded by the coding sequence ATGGAAACCGACCCGGCGGCGGCAGCGCCGCCGCTCCTGGAGCTGACCGGCATTTCCAAGTCGTTTGGCGGCGTCGCGGCGCTGCGCGAGGTCGACTTCACCCTGCGCGCGGGCGAGATCCACGGTCTCGTCGGCGAGAACGGGGCCGGCAAGAGCACCTTGATGAAGATCATCGCGGGCGTGCATGCGGACTATGGCGGCACCTTCCGGATCGACGGGCGGGAGCGCCGGTTCCGCTCCGCCCGCGACGCGCTGAAGGCCGGCATCGGCATGGTCCACCAGGAACTCAGCATCGTGCCCGACCTGTCGGTCGCGGAGAACGTGTTCCTGGGCAGCCAGCCGGTCCGCCGCTTCGGCGTGGTCGACTGGCGGCGGATGAACCTCCTGGCGGCGGAGCACCTGCGCAGCCTGGGCATCGACGTCGATCCCCGGACGCCCATCGGCGCGCTGCCGATCGGGCTCCAGCAGCTGATCGAGATCAGCCGCGTGCTGTTCTCGGGCGCCCGGATCATCATCCTGGACGAGCCGACCTCCGCCCTCTCCCCGCCGGAGATCGAGCGGCTGTTCGGCCTGCTGCGCGGGCTGCGGGCGTCCGGGAAGAGCATGATCTTCATCTCCCACTTCCTGGACGACATCCTGGACGTGTCGGACACGGTGACGATCTTCCGCAACGGCCGGAAGATCGTCACCGCGCCGGCCGCCGGGGCCTCCAAGGGCTGGGTGATCGAGAACATGATCGGCGCCGGCCACGAGGACCTGGAGGAGAGCTACACCTCGGAGCTGATGCTCGACAGCAAGCCCGACGCCGAGGTGGTGCTGACGGCGTCGGGCCTGGGCCACGGCCGGGCGTTCCGCGACGTGACGCTCGACGTGCGGGCGGGGGAGGTGCTGGGCATCTACGGCTTCATGGGCTCCGGCCAGCTGGAGCTGGCCCGGGCGCTGTTCGGCAAGCTGCGGCCGGACACGGGCACGCTGACCATCGGCGGGCGGCGGGTCGTGCTGAACGGCACGGCGGCGGCGAAGCGGGCAGGAGTCGCCTTCGTGCCGGAAAGCCGGCGGTCCATGCTGTTCGCCCATGAACCCGTGTACCGGAACATGTCGATCTCCATCCTGGAGCGGCTGCATCCGGTGTTTCTGCGGCCGGCGGCCGAGCGGGAGATCGCCGGGCGGCACGTCGCCAGCCTGGGCATCCGGCCGCCGCGCGTGGACCAGCCGCTCGGCACCCTGTCCGGCGGCAACCAGCAGAAGGTCGGGCTGGCCAAGTGGCTGACATACCTGCCCAAGGTGCTGGTGCTGAGCGAGCCGACCCGCGGCATGGACGTGGGCGCCAAGGAGGACGTGGTCAGGATCGTGCGGTCGCTCCGCGAGCAGGGCGTCGGCATCGTCGTGGTGTCGAGCGAGCCGGAGACCGTGCTGTCCCTGGCCGACCGCATCCTGGTGATGAAGAAGGGCGAGGTCGCCCGCGAGTTCGCCGGCGAGACGGTGAGCAAGGACAGATTGCTGGACGCCGCCTGA
- a CDS encoding recombinase family protein, with the protein MSTITAVVAGRDGGKLTADHLTRSAVVYVRQSTLQQVERHQESTRLQYALVERAVTLGWQRRQILVIDDDLGRSASSAEGRPGFQHLVAEVGLGHVGIVLGIEMSRLARSCRDWHQLLEICAIFGTLLGDAEGIYDAKNFNDRLLLGLKGTMSEAELHILKTRMLHGKQAKADRGALQLCLPRGYVRQPDGTVIQDPDEQARAVVALLFDLFDRHRTLSGVLRHLVEHGIELPYRTGGRPGEPLAWHRPNRATLSNLFHNPIYAGAYSYGRRPTDPRRQKAGRPGTGRRVAAPGDWAVLLKDRFPAYITWEHYEANLRQLEANMAQATGVSRGGTALLSGLVVCGRCGQRMTTQYRSNGHAARYVCNRAASSYAAPLCQSLVAATVDEAVTALVLQALEPAALEVSLRAAEDLAAERAAVQRHWAQRLERARYEVKRAFRQYDAVEPENRLVARTLERHWEAALAAEADLRAEYERFLAHQPAVLSGEEQAEIRRLAADLPALWHAPTTTMADRQAVVRQILDRVVVGVEGHSETVTLECRWAGGHSTRTTLARPVARLEQLSTYPALLERVAALHADGRTAPAIADTLNAEGWVPPKRRGPFSAATVRGLLYRQGLKRWPNERARRTMTASPHDWTLEALARHLDIPKPTLYAWLRKGVITGRLVTGEGKSVWMIQADDAELARLRTLHATPRMWNPGSPDPVEDGPM; encoded by the coding sequence ATGAGCACAATCACGGCTGTGGTCGCCGGACGCGACGGCGGCAAGCTGACGGCGGACCACTTGACCCGGTCGGCCGTCGTCTATGTCCGCCAATCGACCCTCCAGCAGGTTGAGCGCCACCAGGAATCCACTCGCCTGCAATACGCCCTGGTCGAGCGCGCCGTGACCCTGGGATGGCAGCGTCGCCAGATCCTCGTTATCGACGATGACCTCGGCCGATCCGCAAGCTCGGCCGAGGGCCGGCCCGGGTTCCAGCACCTCGTGGCCGAGGTCGGCCTGGGCCACGTCGGCATCGTGCTGGGCATCGAGATGTCGCGGTTGGCGCGGTCCTGCCGCGACTGGCACCAGTTGCTCGAGATCTGCGCGATCTTCGGGACGTTGCTCGGCGACGCCGAAGGCATCTACGACGCGAAGAATTTCAACGACCGCCTCCTGCTGGGCCTCAAGGGCACCATGAGCGAGGCCGAGTTGCACATCCTGAAGACGCGCATGCTGCATGGCAAGCAGGCCAAGGCCGACCGGGGCGCTCTCCAGCTCTGCCTGCCGCGCGGCTATGTCCGGCAGCCCGACGGGACCGTCATTCAGGATCCCGACGAGCAGGCGCGCGCCGTCGTCGCCCTGCTCTTCGACCTGTTCGACCGCCATCGGACGCTGAGCGGCGTCCTGCGCCACTTGGTCGAGCACGGGATCGAGCTGCCGTACCGGACCGGGGGACGGCCCGGCGAGCCGCTCGCCTGGCACCGCCCGAACCGGGCCACGCTGAGCAACCTCTTCCACAACCCGATCTACGCCGGGGCCTATTCCTACGGCCGACGGCCGACCGATCCGCGCCGCCAGAAGGCCGGGCGGCCCGGGACCGGCCGCCGGGTCGCCGCCCCGGGCGACTGGGCGGTGCTGCTCAAGGACCGCTTCCCCGCCTACATCACTTGGGAGCACTATGAGGCCAACCTTCGCCAACTCGAGGCCAACATGGCGCAGGCCACGGGGGTGAGCCGCGGCGGGACCGCGCTGCTGTCGGGACTGGTGGTCTGCGGCCGCTGCGGCCAGCGGATGACCACCCAGTACAGGAGCAACGGCCACGCCGCGCGCTACGTCTGCAACCGGGCGGCATCCAGCTACGCCGCGCCGCTGTGCCAATCCCTGGTCGCGGCGACCGTGGACGAGGCGGTCACGGCCCTGGTGCTGCAGGCGCTGGAGCCGGCCGCCCTCGAGGTCAGCCTGCGCGCCGCCGAGGACCTCGCCGCCGAACGCGCCGCGGTGCAGCGGCACTGGGCGCAGCGGCTCGAGCGGGCGCGCTACGAGGTGAAGCGGGCGTTCCGGCAATACGACGCGGTCGAGCCCGAGAACCGTCTGGTCGCCCGCACGCTGGAACGGCACTGGGAGGCGGCGCTGGCGGCCGAGGCCGACCTGCGGGCCGAGTACGAGCGCTTCCTCGCGCACCAGCCCGCCGTCCTCAGCGGCGAAGAGCAGGCGGAGATCCGCCGCCTGGCCGCGGATCTGCCGGCGCTCTGGCACGCCCCGACGACGACCATGGCGGACCGGCAGGCCGTCGTCCGCCAGATCCTCGACCGGGTGGTGGTCGGCGTGGAGGGCCACAGCGAGACCGTCACGCTGGAGTGCCGGTGGGCCGGCGGCCACAGCACCCGCACCACGCTGGCCCGGCCGGTCGCCCGCCTGGAACAGCTGAGCACCTACCCGGCGTTGCTGGAGCGGGTCGCCGCCCTGCATGCCGACGGCCGGACGGCGCCGGCGATCGCCGACACGCTCAACGCGGAGGGCTGGGTCCCGCCCAAACGCCGCGGTCCCTTCTCGGCGGCAACGGTCCGGGGCCTGCTCTACCGGCAGGGGCTGAAGCGGTGGCCCAACGAGCGGGCCCGGCGCACCATGACGGCATCCCCGCACGATTGGACGCTGGAGGCCCTGGCCCGTCACCTGGACATCCCGAAGCCGACGCTCTACGCATGGCTTCGCAAGGGCGTGATCACCGGCCGGCTGGTCACCGGGGAGGGCAAGTCAGTCTGGATGATCCAGGCCGACGACGCCGAACTGGCCCGGCTACGGACCTTGCACGCGACGCCACGCATGTGGAACCCGGGCTCGCCCGACCCTGTCGAGGACGGCCCGATGTAA
- a CDS encoding ATP-binding protein, translating into MVRRNGGRAGVIDRHLAPQVIAALDTSRIVNVVGPRQAGKSTLIRELVPIADYVTLDDDLARESIRADPYGLLRSLADRHKGTGLPIALDEVQRVPEMTLALKRIVDDDNVRGQFILTGSADVFGLREAGDSLAGRVRTLTLRPLSAAEIQGAGPCLLLDAVEAGPAAVLPMLPQPLPFQRSDAIDLMLRGGFPEIRTLDDRSRRSRYDSYMDSIIVSDVPVVAPVRKPQLLRSLVNQLAARTAQELNMAKLCEAVGARRETLAGWIDILERVGLVSRLPSWSPSATRRDLSVHWPKLHLLDMGCASAIRGETPASFELGADPTALGAILESYVYTELEKTRELTRSAWNFFHWRSKDREIDIIAEGPGRRLALFEMKASASVSPSDFKHIDWFLSDGPGQGYAAGSVGFVVYLGDKLMPMGAGRVCLPLSMLWSFR; encoded by the coding sequence ATGGTGCGACGGAACGGGGGTAGGGCCGGGGTCATCGATCGCCACCTTGCCCCGCAGGTGATCGCCGCCTTGGACACCAGCCGCATCGTCAACGTCGTCGGTCCCCGGCAAGCGGGCAAGAGCACCCTCATCCGGGAACTCGTGCCCATCGCCGACTATGTCACCCTGGACGACGACCTCGCCCGCGAGTCGATCCGGGCGGATCCCTACGGACTGCTGAGAAGCCTCGCGGACCGGCACAAGGGAACAGGGCTGCCGATCGCCCTGGACGAGGTCCAGCGCGTGCCGGAGATGACGCTGGCGCTGAAGCGCATCGTGGACGACGACAATGTCAGGGGCCAGTTCATCCTGACCGGGTCGGCCGACGTCTTCGGGCTGCGGGAGGCCGGGGACTCACTGGCCGGAAGGGTCCGAACGCTCACCCTGCGCCCTTTGAGCGCGGCGGAAATCCAGGGTGCCGGGCCATGCCTTCTGCTCGACGCGGTCGAAGCCGGACCCGCCGCCGTCCTGCCGATGCTGCCGCAACCCCTCCCTTTCCAGCGGAGCGACGCGATCGACCTGATGCTGAGAGGCGGCTTCCCCGAGATCCGCACGCTGGACGACCGCAGCCGCCGGAGCCGCTACGACAGCTACATGGACAGCATCATCGTCAGCGACGTTCCCGTGGTCGCCCCCGTACGCAAACCCCAACTGCTGCGCAGCCTCGTCAACCAGCTGGCCGCCCGCACCGCGCAGGAACTCAACATGGCGAAGCTGTGCGAGGCGGTCGGAGCCCGGCGCGAAACCCTCGCCGGCTGGATCGACATCCTGGAACGGGTCGGCCTCGTCAGCCGCCTTCCTTCCTGGTCCCCGTCCGCGACCCGGCGCGACCTGAGCGTCCACTGGCCGAAGCTCCACCTGCTCGACATGGGCTGTGCCTCGGCGATCCGCGGCGAGACGCCGGCCAGCTTCGAATTGGGCGCCGATCCCACCGCCCTGGGCGCCATCCTGGAAAGCTATGTCTATACGGAGCTGGAAAAGACGCGCGAACTGACGCGGAGCGCCTGGAACTTCTTCCATTGGCGCTCGAAGGACCGGGAGATCGACATCATCGCCGAAGGACCGGGCCGCCGCCTCGCCCTTTTCGAGATGAAGGCGTCCGCATCCGTCAGCCCCTCCGACTTCAAGCATATCGACTGGTTCCTGAGCGACGGCCCGGGACAGGGATACGCCGCCGGATCGGTCGGCTTCGTAGTATATCTCGGCGACAAGCTGATGCCGATGGGGGCGGGGAGGGTGTGCCTGCCGCTGTCGATGCTGTGGTCGTTCCGCTGA
- a CDS encoding cysteine hydrolase family protein, which produces MTTKRALLVIDIQNDYFPGGKWELTGMDKAAANAARLIEAARVAGEPVVHVRHEFQSADAPFFAPGSDGARINPAVAPADGETVVLKHYPNAFRETGLKDILDRDGITDLVICGAMSHMCVDAATRAAKDLGYACTVVHDACASRDLEFDGVRVPAAQAHAAFMSALGFAYATLATTDEFIAGA; this is translated from the coding sequence ATGACCACCAAGCGCGCGCTGCTCGTCATCGACATCCAGAACGACTATTTCCCCGGCGGCAAATGGGAGCTGACCGGGATGGACAAGGCCGCCGCCAACGCCGCCCGGCTGATCGAGGCGGCCCGCGTCGCCGGCGAGCCGGTCGTGCATGTCCGGCACGAGTTCCAGTCTGCCGACGCGCCGTTCTTCGCGCCCGGCTCGGACGGTGCCCGCATCAACCCCGCCGTGGCGCCGGCCGACGGCGAGACCGTCGTGCTGAAGCACTATCCCAACGCCTTCCGCGAGACCGGGCTGAAGGACATCCTCGACCGCGACGGCATCACCGACCTGGTGATCTGCGGCGCCATGAGCCACATGTGCGTGGACGCCGCCACCCGGGCCGCCAAGGACCTGGGCTATGCCTGCACCGTGGTCCACGACGCCTGCGCGTCGCGCGACCTGGAATTCGACGGGGTCCGAGTCCCGGCCGCCCAGGCCCACGCCGCCTTCATGAGCGCGCTGGGATTCGCCTACGCGACCCTCGCCACGACCGACGAATTCATCGCCGGGGCGTGA
- a CDS encoding type II toxin-antitoxin system ParD family antitoxin translates to MPKSAILEREEEPMATMNVSLPDPMKDWVEAQARSGRYSNASDYVRDLIRKDQERVGRLAELQGLIDEGIASGTSGRSMGEILHEARRRAEAPGKNELQDD, encoded by the coding sequence CTGCCAAAATCTGCCATACTCGAACGCGAGGAGGAGCCGATGGCGACCATGAACGTATCCCTGCCTGACCCGATGAAGGACTGGGTCGAGGCTCAGGCAAGATCCGGCCGGTACAGCAATGCCAGCGACTATGTCCGCGACCTGATCCGGAAGGACCAGGAACGTGTCGGCAGGCTCGCCGAATTGCAGGGATTGATCGACGAAGGTATTGCCAGCGGCACCAGCGGCAGGAGCATGGGCGAGATCCTGCACGAGGCTCGCCGCCGTGCGGAAGCCCCCGGCAAGAATGAACTTCAAGACGACTGA
- a CDS encoding type II toxin-antitoxin system RelE/ParE family toxin, whose amino-acid sequence MNFKTTEKADEDIIGIYVYGMRRFGTEQAERYHAGLIECFSFLCEHPFAARERSEFDPPVRLYFHQAHVVVYLVRDDILLIVRVLHGRQDWERHLRP is encoded by the coding sequence ATGAACTTCAAGACGACTGAAAAGGCTGATGAGGATATCATCGGCATTTACGTGTATGGTATGCGCCGGTTCGGAACCGAGCAGGCTGAGAGGTACCATGCCGGACTGATCGAATGCTTTTCCTTCCTGTGCGAGCATCCTTTCGCCGCGCGGGAACGGTCGGAGTTCGATCCGCCTGTTCGTCTATATTTCCACCAAGCCCATGTCGTCGTCTATCTTGTCCGGGACGATATTTTGCTGATTGTCCGCGTCCTGCACGGGCGGCAGGATTGGGAGCGGCATCTCCGACCATAG
- a CDS encoding IS481 family transposase, producing MFQIHPNARTTPAVRAEIARSTEPSGELAKRYGVSTETIRKWRKRGAEDCRDRSSRPTHLRWRATDEERAIVCHLRRMTGFALDDLTFTLRHFLPHLNRDSIYRILKAEGLGRLPVPSIPRKVTKQFKEYDLGFVHMDIKHLPKLHVIGSGPRKRYLYVAIDRASRMVHLAVKDEETEACATAFLREAAAAFPFKVTHVLTDRGSCFTADGFEAACRKLGIDHRKTKPYTPQTNGMVERFNGRIGQEVLVMCIGTHDALERLLHGYNLAYNARRQRVLNGQSPDQVVQTRLGEKPELANPAYQIPSPCDRTRTKIAAQLTVYSAKDVSHPDN from the coding sequence ATGTTTCAGATCCATCCCAATGCCAGAACCACACCGGCCGTGCGTGCCGAAATCGCTCGTTCGACCGAGCCCTCCGGCGAGCTGGCCAAACGCTACGGCGTCAGCACCGAGACCATCCGCAAGTGGCGCAAGCGCGGCGCTGAGGATTGCCGGGACCGTTCCTCGCGGCCCACGCACCTGCGCTGGCGGGCCACCGACGAAGAGCGCGCTATCGTCTGCCATCTGCGCCGCATGACCGGCTTCGCGCTCGACGACCTGACCTTCACGCTGCGGCACTTCCTGCCCCACCTCAACCGCGACAGCATCTACCGCATCCTCAAAGCCGAAGGTCTGGGCCGGCTGCCGGTTCCCTCCATCCCCCGGAAAGTCACCAAGCAGTTCAAGGAGTACGACCTCGGCTTCGTGCATATGGACATCAAACATCTGCCCAAGCTGCACGTGATCGGCTCCGGACCGCGCAAGCGCTACCTCTACGTCGCGATCGACCGCGCCTCGCGCATGGTTCACCTCGCCGTCAAGGACGAGGAGACCGAAGCCTGCGCCACGGCCTTTCTGAGAGAAGCGGCCGCCGCCTTCCCCTTCAAGGTGACCCATGTGCTGACCGATCGCGGCAGCTGCTTCACCGCTGACGGCTTCGAGGCGGCCTGCCGCAAACTGGGCATCGACCACCGAAAAACCAAACCGTACACGCCCCAGACCAACGGCATGGTCGAGCGCTTCAACGGCCGCATCGGGCAGGAGGTGCTGGTCATGTGCATCGGCACCCACGACGCCCTCGAACGCCTGCTCCACGGCTACAACCTTGCCTACAACGCACGACGACAACGCGTCCTCAACGGCCAGTCACCCGACCAGGTCGTCCAGACCCGTCTCGGGGAAAAACCTGAGCTCGCCAATCCGGCCTACCAGATACCCAGCCCATGCGACCGCACCAGAACCAAAATCGCCGCCCAGCTGACCGTCTACAGCGCCAAGGACGTATCGCATCCGGACAACTAG
- a CDS encoding sugar ABC transporter substrate-binding protein translates to MSSTKGPRQPSRRDFIRAAGASAGAGAALAGGFGFDLGFSPAFAAEMAKETARSEKPLRAAFSNAGLQATWCAQGKRAAEWWGKLLNVEITWFDGELSATKQRAAIDNMASQKWDFVAIQAFGIGTLTAPVNKMIDAGIPVLDMDTLIAPLEQIKVHSFLAPDNEFMGASVTQALLDEIGGAGTIIMTQGALGHTGAQGRARGFESVVKKFPKVEVLDTTPADWDVTKAVRIWETHLTKYPRIDAAFFHNDDMALAAWNVMKARGRTDIKIGGVDAMPPAIQAVSEGRMHATVRNPSCRIHGGAVLAGVAAVVNGEKSGEGIPKHIITDGPVVTKANAPGMQWMQDHYLI, encoded by the coding sequence ATGTCCAGCACCAAGGGACCGCGGCAGCCGTCGCGGCGTGACTTCATCCGTGCCGCCGGCGCTTCCGCCGGGGCGGGCGCCGCCCTGGCCGGCGGCTTCGGCTTCGATCTCGGCTTCAGCCCCGCCTTCGCGGCCGAGATGGCCAAGGAGACCGCGCGGTCGGAAAAGCCGCTCCGGGCCGCCTTCTCCAACGCCGGGCTCCAGGCGACCTGGTGCGCCCAGGGCAAGCGCGCCGCCGAATGGTGGGGCAAGCTTCTCAACGTCGAGATCACCTGGTTCGACGGCGAGCTGAGCGCCACCAAGCAGCGCGCCGCGATCGACAACATGGCGTCCCAGAAGTGGGACTTCGTCGCGATCCAGGCGTTCGGCATCGGCACCCTGACCGCGCCGGTCAACAAGATGATCGATGCCGGTATCCCGGTGCTGGACATGGACACGCTGATCGCCCCGCTGGAGCAGATCAAGGTCCACAGCTTCCTCGCCCCCGACAACGAATTCATGGGCGCCTCGGTCACCCAGGCCCTGCTGGACGAGATCGGCGGCGCCGGGACGATCATCATGACCCAGGGCGCGCTGGGCCATACCGGCGCCCAGGGACGGGCCAGGGGCTTCGAGTCGGTGGTCAAGAAGTTCCCGAAGGTCGAGGTGCTGGACACCACGCCGGCCGACTGGGACGTGACCAAGGCGGTGCGGATCTGGGAAACCCACCTGACCAAGTATCCCAGGATCGACGCGGCGTTCTTCCATAACGACGACATGGCGCTCGCCGCCTGGAACGTCATGAAGGCCCGGGGCCGCACCGACATCAAGATCGGCGGGGTGGACGCCATGCCGCCGGCGATCCAGGCGGTCAGCGAGGGCCGCATGCACGCGACGGTGCGCAACCCGTCGTGCCGCATCCACGGCGGCGCGGTGCTGGCGGGCGTCGCGGCGGTTGTCAACGGCGAGAAGAGCGGGGAGGGCATTCCCAAGCACATCATCACCGACGGCCCCGTGGTGACCAAGGCGAACGCGCCCGGCATGCAGTGGATGCAGGACCATTACCTGATCTGA